The following is a genomic window from Aphis gossypii isolate Hap1 chromosome X, ASM2018417v2, whole genome shotgun sequence.
ttataatattaataaataattaatactacaaacaataaaatgaccatttacttattattttctaaaagtgtaaagtatataatatatatataggaagTAGTTAAGTACCTAGGTAAGTTGTTTGATTCTTGAAGTGGTAATccttttataacaatatcagcacaaatttgaatatatgttCTAAGTGATGAATATTGTGTGAAACACTGGATAATCGCAGATAAAAGCGCCAATGACGTTTCTGTAACTGTATTTTTTGGTGGCTGAACGTTACAATTTAACCATTCTGACAACCAACAAAAAATTGATGTACTATTGTGTCTTTCGCTCAACATGTTGGACACAGTGAatccatattttttatcatcatcataaGCAAGAGCTTCATATAAGAAAATGCGTTTGGTTTTTTCCCGTCCAAATTTCGTAAAATTCTTAACAACTGATCCCGTTGCGTCAAGAATCAACTTCGGATATTTTACATTACCACAGTAATTCCGGTAAATATGAATTTGTTCGTTACAAtggttatgtaaaaaaatggaTGTACTCCCATACTATGAAGAACATCCTTAATCTCGTCCTCTTCCCTCATATATGACAGAGCCGTTAGTGCATCTTTATGCctctttttgttttcaatgttAGTATGTTacgatgttttaaaattcgtAACGCATTTCTGACTGCAAAATTGCAGGTTCTGGTGctcctaaatatttaaaaaattaactattacatttataaacgtataattttaattttatttacccaaagttaaattattgatttaatttacattataaaataaatgggaAGAACTCACGAATGTTTttgaagaatatttataatttgaacatttttgtaatatatacttatttttacaatacgaTTAGCTTCAAGTTCCCTATATGATTGACTAgacaaatttttgtcaatatttgaacttcaattgttaataaaaaaaaaaaattgggcctatgtattcttataggttttgaatcactataagactaacttatgaaaaactttgtattacatctttaagcattttatcaatatttatataaaaataaaataaactataacgaatatttcaaaaattaaattatataaagaaaatgtcAATCTAAATATCTGATTAAATTTGCAGGTATCTACGacatatactttttgaataatagcaaatatttaaagtcgtttgaggataaatcgttatcgttattcTTTAcccaatttcgtaaaaatttaaaattcaaacgcacttaaaatttttcctataattatatttctagttttctctataggtatttgaaggaaaacttttGGAAACTTaatgttgaaatttttatccttagatataaacacaaacaatttttatgatttttcaactacaaaatcaCTTGCGACTTTTtgcgattttgacatatttcgtaaaaatttgaactaggcaataactataattataccaaattattgtataaagtatattatacagcatacaattatttaaactgcatacagatgtattttttaatttaaataataagtaataacatacttactttcatattttgtttgaatcaactcaatattagatataacatttttaaatcctaAAAGAATTACAACATTGATTACAAAAAACTTGTATGATTAAACTTTGCGTTTAGCATAATGGtaaataatgagtataaaatcaaatagattttaaaagaatattaccttttcataacattaaaatatgatcaatctaaatatcgaatattgaattataataactggggtttaatttttttgatgatgttacattaattaaaatttattaaagacTAATGGTGATAGTTAGATTGAGGAACTTAAAAGCTTTAAAAacagacaaataaaaatatggggGACCGCATAAATCGGGAAAGTAAAATCCGGGAATACATTTAACaggaacaataatatacagtaaagTATAACCAGGAAAATTATTACACAGGAAACTGATATTCGGGAAAGATATTTTggggaaaatattattcaggaaaataaatttcaggaAATTATATTCTCTGGAAGGGTATTACGTGGGAAAATTAAGTTCAGGAAAAAATTTCTTAAGAAAGTATTGAACTGGAATGATATTACAtaggaaaatataattctggaaaatatttttcgggAAAGTATTTAACTGGAAAgatataacacaaaaaaatttaattcaggACAGTTTTTAACTGGAAATGTATTACAcagacaattaaaattaaggaaaATATTTCTCAGGAAAGTATTTAACTGGAAAGATATAACATAGGAAACTGAAATTtgggaaatatatttttcataaggaGTAACATAGGCAACTCTTGAACCATGGGATAATCTGCCTTGCCGCGGGCTTGTCCTGCCTACCTACGACCTACCTACTATATCTGGTGTGGTCTATACTCGTCTATAcctactgtatttttttaaaatagtatgcgATCTACCtcgtacaatttttatataaaatatattataatcacaaccatattttaatattttacttccgTATGACTATAGCAGGCTAGTatatcgatatattataatataactatactacTTTCTTACACCCTTTTgcaatttttgtgatttttgtaGATTATTGTTGACGTGATTTTCATGAGATAAatgactaattattaattcgttttgcatttttaaaattttatttatcaagttATCCGTAAAACTCACAAGtttagaaaaatcaaatagccaattacataatagttaaaatatattttgtgaaattgaaaatattttgatgaatattCCAAGTCCCAATGGGAACATAGttaaagattaatttaaatatgtcctatagaaaaaaaatgaaggatATACAACTATGAAACTTACTCTGAGGTTATGCGGCtggaaatcaaaatattaatttagatataacgccaaaatgtttaaattattttaaatatgtactgACAACAATTAGTGTAGACGTTGAACGtactttttcattatattaagtactaacatattttaagtgaCAGGCGATACATTTTACAGCTACACAATTTaggaataatgtaaaataaatacctaattatacataatagtaattcagaaaaataatatatttgaatttttaaatactttttttttaattttttatttatttaatactattttagaattatgtaatttgttaATGTCCATCATGTTATCTAAGTtagtaattaacaattattatatattttatatgattttattatgtaactttgacatattatttttagtgcaattttaacatatttttaacgcTATTAAATCCGgtcaatagttataaaataatgatatatattgtacaattggatattaagtattgtattattgtaatgattgTATGAATGATTATTCATCCAAAATTCCAAACCTACATGGCTACacactaaaataaaagtgGGCCAGGTCTCCCCCTTCAACCACTAACAGGCACACTATACCGGCCAACTCAGTGGTGCCGAACTCATATATCATGTTAAGCGATTGATTTACTAAATGTAGAGTTCGGCTCCACTGTGCCCACCCACCCACTACTCaaaatgtactatttttttaccaattattaaaacgttttattatttattaatttttaaaattaaagatgggaaaaattaattcagcttaaagttttaaaaatattaattaataataattgcttaccaaaataattaataatattatttaatatttatacaatcttactgttgtatattatacaaaggattataatatgtatacttacctaatggttttatgaaattattttgaaaatccaaAAGTAAATGGAAACTTTTAAGGGGAATGTTCTGGTTGTAGGTAAAATGATACAAGGGCCAGAAACCTAAATTATAGCCCCACCTGATGGACATTTTCTGGCGACGTgccagattataatatacacctttgttaaaaaatacataagatGTTAATCACATGATACAAGTcatacaacataaatatataaatatattatatattatctaaaactataaaaggtaataatattcaaattattggtaggtatgtgaaaataaagtgttatttttataataataatgtatttatgtataatacaaataaccaatcaaataataaattaaggtatattaatatattatattattttataataatttaaatatgtgatataatgatattatattgatatacgtTTTCGGGTTGTCGTATACTTTAGACACATAAACATTACAATATCATAGACCATAGGCATAGGTCCTACGCGGGTGCAGCCTCTGTGCTGCACATGCCATTTAAATTTGCAACCgccacatttttaaataaaataaaaattataagtatgaaaattgaatgcaatttataaaatataattatatatatgtgtgtgtgtgtaagtgTGTTATAAGTAAGTATAGGAATGTATGGTGTAttctgtattaattaatatgctgCACCTGAAGTCAAATTCTGGGACCACCTATGTAATGTAGAATATTGTAGGTTAGGTTGgattaggtaataggtatagaatattatgctattcaattttcgatttttttaaattttttttacaataaattattatgaaaatcagtgtattcaatatttattattaaaacggtAGGTACCCCCTAACCAGTAACCTATGTTTTCGTTCAATAAATAAACGGACGTTAGTCGCCATTCTGTAAAGGAAAATTATCCCAgagaatacctacctactgagaattgataaaatatacagtttggcatttttataacaatgtaacctaataggtacctacgtataatagGAAATAGGGAGATCAACAAAAGTTTGAATGACAATACACGGTATTATTAGCATTGAAGAATAAGGTGCTATATttagtttcaaattaaaactaatttgaaTTCATCCTCACACTTCGCAagccaaaaatgtattattatttctttaatatctCTAGATATAGATAGCATGAGCTAAGAATatcttattgtaaaattaataaaaaaaaacgaaaaaatagtttcaacGTCGGGTTTTTCTGATCACTATTGTCctgtaaatgtttatttttaacaaaaccgAAAATAAATATGGTAAATTACCAAAATAGAAATATGACTATTATGTGTTATGGACATTTTAGGAATTACTTTATACCGAATACCAATGACAGTCTATgtactatttgttttatgtgTATCATTGTTCATTGTTCATTAATTGTTCACCATATTGTGTCCATACTGCTTCGATATTTCGTGTAAAGCTTCTTCACGGTTTGAtggcatgtatattatagttataatagttgACATcttctatagactatagtattgtgtctattataaatacgGGTTTtcgattcatttattttagtttaattttattgggtGTTgtgatattttcttattaatattattcaaaagtttaaCTACACAAGTTTATACAATGAATCCAGAATTTTCCTACAAATACAATGGCGGAAAAAAAAAGGGTATTCGGtaagtgtacaatattatgtttagctTTTAATACCTTCGTTTTACtaattacatattgtattttatattaacttatacataacaataaatgttttatatttatttagtagtttttttgatagcttaaaataataataatgtatttatgagatatttttttaactaaagagGCTAATAATgacaaacaaaaatgattttttattatattctttaatctacataattttgaattcatcagtatttttagttttaattaggtaAGGTACCATGCCTAGTGCctacataggtatacaaaatttttttgtatttatattttcagatatttGGTATGTCGTGAACGGTATTGTAAAGGAACAGCCAAAAGACTTGCTAATGGCGTTATTGTTAACCAAATACCACATACCCATGAgcctaataatattgaaacagAACGGctggaattaaaaaaagagtTTAGGTTAAAATTGATTCAAAGAGCAGTTGAAGAAACTACGAAACTTCGAATCATCTACGATGAAGAATGtttaaggtattataatattttacgtttagAACCAAACAGCTGTGTATTGTTAAATAGATTTATGGGTATACGCATCTAAAACtagttaaatatgtataccttaaaaaatgttctcgCTTCCCTAATCTTAacgcttataataatactatttattttaataatctaataataataataacgcctACAATACTATTAGACAATCTTTTATTACAAACACTTACTCTTCACGTGTATATGTATCAACGCAGGGCCGgctcaaacaaaaatacatttttccgccccttaaataataatattatcactgtATGCAAATGCCGCCCCGTTAATAAAGTGCCGCTGTAGGCCGATGCCTAGCTCGCCTATACCTTGAGCCGGTTCTGTATCAacgtaaataacttttaacttgcacacttttgaaattaattggtaatttattttttatagttatttaaatttatttaccttatcctacaaatatttctaaatattttagaattctgtttacaataattcttatgaataatatttgtagtagGTACAGTTCATAAACcaaacataatgtattatttattatcatttcagATATGATAGAGCTGCTGTACATTATTGTTGGCCAACCGCTGAAACTTCTATGCGTAAAGctcgtaaaaaaattattccatCATTACCACCTACACTGGATGCATTAAAAGAGTACCTTGAACAACATTTGGATAGATATAAATGTTGTGGTCATTCATTTTATCAAGATTATACTATTNNNNNNNNNNNNNNNNNNNNNNNNNNNNNNNNNNNNNNNNNNNNNNNNNNNNNNNNNNNNNNNNNNNNNNNNNNNNNNNNNNNNNNNNNNNNNNNNNNNNAAAATTGCAACGACAGGCCGCAAAGTGGCACAGGTCGCTGGACAACTCAACTGGTCAAGTGTCTTGTCCGCCATGGACGTGCGTTATCGGCGACAATATACTAAGAGGCGGAGGGGACGATACGGCCGGTTCAAAAACATATTGATTGGACTTTGGTCTCGGTGCGCGAACAGCAACTATCTGTATAGTTTGGCCAACCGACACAAATGCGGCCATTCACTTAATGCAATCaaagtaaattattcatgCACTGAGCCGAGGTGTAAAGTATGagtgatattttttgtattttcgaGGACTGTTGTATTAGACTTTAATgagttttaatcaaaataagagATGGTAGTACGCAAGAGTCAAGTTAAGAAAATAaccatagataataagtaaaacagtgAAATtcgataaacaaattaaattaagtaatacttAATTAGGAGTCCATTGAGGACAAACATTGTGACacgagatttatatatattaagattatataaaatattcgtttaataatttgtatacttttctatcataataatatttaataaaataatacaccaaatattatactataagtataaaatatacatttgaagtATCTATAAgtgattaatcataataaaaataacataaaataaaatagatgtcat
Proteins encoded in this region:
- the LOC126552558 gene encoding uncharacterized protein LOC126552558; this encodes MNPEFSYKYNGGKKKGIRYLVCRERYCKGTAKRLANGVIVNQIPHTHEPNNIETERLELKKEFRLKLIQRAVEETTKLRIIYDEECLRYYNILRLEPNSCAAKWHRSLDNSTGQVSCPPWTCVIGDNILRGGGDDTAGSKTY